In Desulforhopalus sp., a single window of DNA contains:
- a CDS encoding response regulator translates to MTDSRILATETERNVLLYLKSQQVLSGDVDVWAKDGRLSGNLQIRKGQVVAAACEKLVGNGALLSLAAIRDGEIQTAVSLQPVEHNVALSLSLVERLLSKLPSFSQADKACDAEQCLEKAIRLIHQFRRTEAGEQLVEVLRSNRFYYPAWLWHSRLMTREDYIKKALTEARKWGNCDPAIGREIAKIEPQLKGGAEPVKRCIFCWSLIGAGEVRCKTCQGVFRIVEDDMPGGSSSVELTQSLQEYHGEFLNNPKNTRIAYCLFLGHYSLGNIDQARKFISKALEVSPKEPIFTRAAALLDKKVPLPAATPPPVAVTPVIPVVSAPQPVNPPVETVSGASKSILVVEDSPTSRKVISMLLCRKGYTIIEAKSGGEALQKWEEKVPDLVLLDVMLPDMTGYEVLARLRQDKKSAEIPVVMLTGKTNPSDRLKGLYHGSNEYLTKPFDPAKLLAVLEKYLEQPVPSPSPRETSPPPRPQQAQRPAAAPSPSPPKQRVVVKMPAAQKKTEPAIKGGADIPKKAPVVKTPSPPPVTSAAPVAAKATGGKANKTVLVVEDSPTSRKVITMVLAKRGYTIEEAATGGAALRRLEGELPNLILLDAMLPDMTGYDILSRLKHDGRLKDVPVVMLTAKNNPMDRQKGLRGGSVAYLTKPFDPEKLLTVIDEHI, encoded by the coding sequence ATGACCGACTCGCGCATCCTTGCTACCGAGACAGAGAGAAATGTTCTGCTGTATTTGAAATCGCAGCAGGTTCTTTCGGGTGATGTTGACGTTTGGGCGAAAGATGGAAGACTGTCTGGAAATCTTCAGATTCGCAAGGGGCAGGTTGTTGCCGCCGCTTGCGAGAAATTGGTTGGAAACGGTGCCCTACTCTCTCTGGCGGCAATTCGAGATGGTGAAATCCAGACCGCAGTGTCTCTTCAACCAGTTGAGCATAATGTCGCACTGAGCCTTTCCCTCGTGGAGCGCTTGCTCAGCAAATTGCCCAGTTTCTCTCAGGCAGATAAGGCTTGCGATGCAGAACAGTGCCTCGAGAAAGCCATTCGTCTCATCCATCAGTTCAGGCGGACAGAGGCCGGTGAGCAACTGGTCGAGGTCCTGCGCAGCAACAGGTTTTACTATCCTGCCTGGCTGTGGCATTCCCGGTTGATGACCCGTGAAGACTATATCAAAAAAGCCTTGACCGAAGCGCGTAAATGGGGCAATTGCGATCCGGCGATTGGGCGGGAGATAGCGAAAATCGAACCTCAGTTAAAGGGCGGGGCTGAGCCGGTGAAGCGTTGCATCTTCTGCTGGTCGTTGATCGGTGCCGGGGAGGTGCGATGCAAGACATGCCAGGGAGTGTTTCGTATCGTCGAGGACGACATGCCGGGGGGGAGCAGCAGTGTTGAATTGACACAGAGTCTGCAGGAATATCATGGCGAATTTCTGAATAATCCGAAAAATACCCGCATTGCCTATTGTTTGTTTCTAGGTCATTATTCTCTTGGCAATATAGATCAAGCGCGGAAGTTTATTAGCAAGGCTTTAGAGGTATCGCCCAAGGAGCCGATATTTACGCGGGCGGCGGCCTTGCTTGATAAAAAAGTACCGCTCCCGGCCGCAACACCACCGCCAGTCGCGGTGACTCCGGTCATTCCGGTGGTTTCTGCCCCCCAGCCGGTAAATCCTCCTGTCGAGACGGTTTCCGGGGCAAGCAAATCCATTCTGGTGGTGGAAGACAGCCCGACCTCCCGAAAGGTCATCAGCATGCTTCTTTGCCGCAAGGGATATACAATCATTGAGGCGAAAAGTGGCGGGGAGGCCCTGCAGAAATGGGAGGAAAAGGTACCGGATCTGGTGTTGCTTGATGTAATGCTTCCCGATATGACCGGGTATGAGGTTTTGGCGAGACTCCGCCAGGACAAAAAATCGGCTGAGATACCGGTAGTTATGCTTACCGGCAAAACTAACCCCTCTGATCGGCTGAAAGGCTTGTATCATGGTTCGAATGAGTATCTGACCAAGCCCTTTGATCCTGCAAAACTTCTGGCTGTTTTGGAGAAATATCTTGAACAGCCGGTGCCGTCACCTTCGCCACGGGAGACATCACCACCACCTCGTCCACAGCAAGCCCAGCGCCCTGCGGCAGCTCCGTCCCCCTCACCACCAAAGCAAAGGGTTGTTGTTAAAATGCCGGCCGCTCAGAAGAAAACTGAGCCGGCAATAAAGGGAGGAGCCGATATTCCTAAAAAGGCTCCAGTCGTAAAGACACCCAGCCCACCGCCGGTTACCTCTGCCGCTCCGGTTGCGGCAAAAGCCACTGGTGGCAAGGCCAATAAGACAGTACTGGTGGTAGAAGACAGTCCCACTTCACGGAAGGTTATTACCATGGTGCTGGCAAAGAGGGGATACACGATCGAGGAGGCGGCAACCGGCGGGGCGGCTTTAAGAAGACTGGAAGGAGAACTTCCCAATTTGATTCTCCTTGATGCGATGCTTCCTGACATGACCGGCTATGATATCCTTTCCCGACTGAAACACGATGGACGATTAAAGGATGTTCCGGTCGTTATGCTGACGGCTAAAAACAATCCTATGGACCGGCAGAAGGGACTACGGGGCGGGTCAGTAGCTTATCTGACTAAACCTTTCGATCCGGAAAAGCTTCTTACTGTAATTGATGAACACATCTGA
- a CDS encoding Hpt domain-containing protein, which yields MKMVKLPRAELLELFLQEVDSYLPEIRQGLASLEVNKPAMDTLDELHRYFHNIKGAAAQVRLTGLSKGARVVEVLLADLVEGGRPATAEILAALNQTVDLLDEFIHLEDLEPEEEILHQRIADLFSKLTEDDGEALLIDMSADKQSGVEEGQDCNLAIRSVLPLLQELAGYLSQDGSDGGEHDAKVYEKLAQAALTLAAASRSAGLEQQYQLMYDFHLLLEKLQAGALRQQPEVPGLIVDFLQFLEVVFTSTESENSTILSRVKDQLHRLHTLLAMAEKAERTVPDAMPVAVSDEDIFAVEEPGDESVMLLEELADSLLSEDQGDLADVSILDSEESERYEEEPEPENALLTEIQDAPEEPLSEEQLLLLDIFRSECEEHLIVINHSLNILENEVKDTSSLTPGLLETISVMRRAVHTLKGAAAMTGMNLTAQSAHVLEDMLDWLHDDAKEISPEEIQIIANGIDTIELLAQSAQTGESTHLQRIVKTINDYLAIRKEAVPIEAAVLAEQVESVGDSVSSEDIVPPAPAAVIPEPEITVDLPGESGILRVKLDDLDELVGIEGELVVARGAIEKMMDEFHDTLYELETVKENLRRKSQELESGFEGQALYGFSPQAGEETSGSDFSEFDPIELDRYSQLNLIIRSLNEISVDVNSIHASLLAIAGDIGGQISKQQLTMRLMQEKLMRIRMTPMSSLSRMLFRTVRETVKKLNKKANLVITGEDVYMDRFVWAKITDPLMHILRNALDHGIETPAKRVATGKPESGTIHLEADQRSRFVLLKISDDGGGINLEEVREKVRRSRLAHNPDTLSEKELLEFLFHPSFTTRQDISTISGRGIGLDVVRKNIQDLRGSVQIFNNPGLGVTFEIRIPFSLSVNRAVMVSVGGRMFAVPLQDIQQIKRFSPEQLEEDGGLHLHLGDDSVPVVNLGFYLNLEKLRTTIPSGREGILAILFAKGDKQFAISVEEIVEQREIIVKNLGSHLTNVLGISGVTLTGSGDLIPIINLREIVEKRVTAGKAVGEAVAPTGLQAPLKVLIVDDSISVRHSVARLVEGQGWKQQQAVDGIDALAKLETYTPDVIVLDIEMPRMNGYELKSNLNNKEWCKDIPVIMLTSRASEKHQQKARELGIQHYMTKPYQEDVFVRLLASIHSGYVN from the coding sequence ATGAAGATGGTAAAATTACCACGCGCCGAACTCCTAGAACTTTTTCTCCAGGAAGTTGATTCCTATCTCCCGGAAATACGGCAGGGTCTGGCGAGTCTTGAAGTGAACAAGCCGGCGATGGACACCCTGGATGAGCTGCATAGATATTTTCATAATATCAAGGGGGCGGCCGCCCAAGTGCGGTTGACCGGGCTTAGCAAAGGGGCAAGGGTAGTAGAGGTGTTACTGGCCGATTTGGTCGAGGGCGGAAGGCCGGCTACCGCCGAAATCCTTGCAGCCCTTAATCAAACCGTTGACCTGTTAGATGAGTTTATCCACCTTGAAGACCTTGAGCCGGAAGAAGAAATCCTCCATCAGCGGATAGCCGATTTGTTTAGTAAACTCACCGAAGATGATGGTGAAGCCTTGCTAATCGATATGTCAGCCGATAAGCAAAGCGGAGTGGAGGAGGGTCAGGACTGCAATCTGGCGATTCGTTCAGTTTTGCCGCTTTTACAGGAACTGGCCGGATATTTGTCGCAGGACGGAAGCGACGGTGGTGAGCATGACGCCAAGGTCTATGAAAAACTGGCGCAAGCGGCGCTGACTCTGGCGGCTGCAAGCCGATCGGCGGGCTTAGAGCAGCAGTACCAGCTCATGTACGATTTCCACTTGCTGCTGGAGAAATTGCAGGCGGGTGCACTTCGTCAACAGCCAGAAGTCCCTGGATTAATAGTGGATTTTCTACAGTTTCTGGAGGTGGTTTTCACCTCTACAGAGTCTGAAAACAGCACCATTTTGAGCAGGGTTAAGGACCAGTTGCATCGGCTCCATACCCTGCTGGCTATGGCGGAGAAGGCGGAACGGACCGTCCCTGATGCAATGCCCGTGGCCGTTTCTGATGAGGATATCTTTGCTGTGGAGGAACCGGGTGATGAGTCGGTGATGCTCCTTGAAGAGCTCGCTGATTCACTGCTTTCCGAGGATCAGGGTGATCTGGCTGATGTTTCAATTCTTGATTCCGAAGAATCGGAGCGATATGAAGAAGAACCGGAACCAGAAAATGCCCTCTTGACGGAAATCCAGGATGCGCCGGAAGAACCGTTGAGTGAAGAACAGCTGCTCCTTCTTGATATCTTCCGTTCCGAATGTGAAGAACACCTGATTGTCATCAATCATTCGTTGAACATCCTCGAAAACGAGGTGAAAGACACCAGCTCGTTGACCCCTGGTCTGCTGGAGACGATCAGTGTCATGCGTCGAGCCGTGCATACCCTGAAAGGGGCGGCGGCAATGACTGGAATGAATTTGACCGCGCAGAGTGCACATGTCCTTGAAGATATGCTTGACTGGTTGCATGATGACGCCAAAGAGATAAGTCCCGAGGAAATTCAGATAATCGCCAATGGTATCGATACGATAGAGCTTCTAGCTCAATCGGCGCAAACCGGGGAGTCAACCCATCTTCAACGTATTGTAAAAACGATCAATGACTATCTAGCCATACGTAAGGAGGCTGTACCGATTGAGGCCGCAGTATTGGCGGAGCAGGTCGAATCTGTAGGTGATTCTGTTAGCAGCGAGGATATAGTTCCACCTGCCCCTGCTGCGGTCATTCCGGAGCCGGAGATTACCGTTGATCTGCCCGGTGAGTCAGGTATCCTCCGAGTCAAGCTTGATGACCTTGACGAACTGGTGGGCATTGAAGGTGAACTGGTTGTTGCACGTGGTGCCATCGAAAAGATGATGGACGAGTTTCATGACACCCTGTATGAGCTTGAGACCGTAAAAGAAAACCTCCGGAGAAAATCGCAGGAGCTGGAGTCCGGCTTTGAAGGACAGGCCCTTTATGGGTTCAGTCCACAGGCGGGAGAAGAAACCTCAGGCAGTGACTTCTCCGAATTCGACCCGATTGAGCTGGATCGCTATTCCCAGCTCAATCTTATTATCCGGTCGCTGAATGAGATTTCCGTCGACGTCAACTCAATTCATGCCAGCTTGCTGGCAATTGCCGGCGATATCGGCGGCCAGATCAGTAAACAACAGCTGACCATGCGACTCATGCAGGAAAAACTCATGCGCATCCGGATGACGCCGATGTCTTCCCTGTCGCGGATGCTTTTCCGAACGGTTCGTGAGACTGTTAAAAAATTGAACAAGAAGGCAAATCTGGTTATTACCGGCGAAGATGTTTACATGGACCGGTTTGTTTGGGCGAAGATTACCGACCCGCTCATGCATATTTTAAGGAATGCCCTGGATCATGGTATTGAAACCCCGGCAAAACGTGTAGCGACCGGCAAGCCGGAGAGCGGTACTATCCACCTCGAAGCGGATCAGCGCAGCCGATTTGTCCTGCTGAAAATTTCCGATGACGGTGGTGGTATAAACCTTGAGGAGGTCAGGGAAAAAGTCCGGCGAAGCAGATTGGCTCATAATCCGGATACCCTCAGCGAAAAGGAGCTCCTGGAGTTTCTCTTCCATCCGAGCTTTACCACCCGCCAAGATATCAGTACCATATCCGGCCGTGGTATCGGCCTCGATGTTGTAAGGAAAAACATTCAGGATCTACGGGGCTCCGTGCAGATTTTCAATAATCCCGGCTTGGGGGTAACCTTTGAAATTCGTATTCCCTTCTCACTGTCAGTGAACCGGGCGGTAATGGTCTCTGTCGGTGGGCGGATGTTTGCCGTACCTCTTCAGGATATTCAGCAGATAAAGCGATTTAGTCCAGAGCAGTTGGAAGAGGATGGCGGATTGCATCTCCATCTGGGTGATGATTCTGTTCCCGTCGTCAATCTGGGGTTTTACCTGAATCTCGAAAAGTTGCGGACGACGATCCCCAGCGGCCGGGAGGGAATTCTGGCAATACTCTTTGCGAAAGGCGATAAGCAGTTTGCCATCTCCGTCGAAGAGATTGTTGAGCAGCGGGAGATCATCGTCAAGAACCTCGGTAGCCACCTTACTAATGTCTTGGGTATTAGCGGGGTGACGCTCACCGGCTCAGGGGATTTGATTCCTATTATTAACCTCCGGGAGATAGTAGAAAAACGGGTGACGGCTGGGAAGGCGGTGGGAGAGGCAGTGGCTCCTACCGGCCTGCAGGCTCCTCTCAAGGTGTTAATCGTTGACGACTCGATTTCCGTACGGCACAGCGTTGCCAGATTGGTGGAAGGTCAGGGGTGGAAACAGCAGCAGGCGGTCGACGGAATCGATGCCTTAGCCAAACTCGAAACCTACACACCGGATGTAATCGTTCTCGATATTGAAATGCCGAGGATGAATGGTTATGAATTGAAAAGCAATCTCAACAACAAGGAATGGTGTAAGGATATTCCTGTTATAATGCTCACCTCGCGGGCCTCGGAAAAACATCAGCAGAAGGCGCGTGAACTTGGAATACAGCACTATATGACCAAACCCTATCAGGAGGATGTTTTTGTTAGGTTGTTGGCAAGCATTCATAGTGGTTATGTTAATTGA
- a CDS encoding chemotaxis protein CheW, protein MPSLPDLKILIEGIDTQLAEVMLGTVSLKEMAAPDQEKMRKYVLVSIGALHLAIAIDDLSEVGPLPNVTFLPNLPSWIHGIVNVRSEIISVVDFAGFLKLKDQGPCEGSRFVVLQYRKQKIGVRLDRIVGTVSRSAADNKPIDASEKDLLATSLFADGLLVEDTLYYILNVRRFLTAPSLIDYNRVG, encoded by the coding sequence ATGCCAAGTTTGCCCGATTTAAAAATTCTTATCGAAGGCATCGATACACAGCTTGCCGAAGTGATGCTTGGCACCGTCTCGTTGAAAGAAATGGCCGCCCCGGATCAGGAAAAAATGCGGAAATACGTCCTTGTTTCGATAGGGGCGTTGCATCTGGCTATCGCTATTGACGACTTGTCCGAGGTTGGCCCCTTACCAAACGTCACCTTTCTCCCCAATCTTCCCTCGTGGATTCACGGAATCGTCAATGTGAGGAGTGAGATAATATCCGTCGTTGATTTCGCTGGTTTTCTTAAGTTGAAGGACCAGGGACCCTGCGAAGGAAGTCGTTTTGTGGTTCTGCAGTATCGAAAGCAAAAAATCGGGGTCAGGCTGGATCGTATAGTCGGCACGGTTAGCCGGTCGGCAGCAGACAATAAACCTATTGACGCTTCAGAGAAAGACCTCTTGGCTACGTCATTGTTTGCCGATGGACTGTTGGTTGAGGACACACTCTATTATATCTTAAATGTGCGGAGATTCTTAACGGCACCAAGCCTCATCGACTATAACCGGGTCGGTTGA
- a CDS encoding methyl-accepting chemotaxis protein produces MDGKTESLGIVQSSASSQFTGRQKIRGRLLWAFMSLIALTFVIITIALISQTHTQKKLVEVVEVQSKIARLALATENTLRVMQRYEKDFLLNYEGKGVRDAKELYLNRFVILGGEAASNLFQIQQLVKTQQQVETAQKATDAINAYKTAFVATANTLELRYEKEQGEFAKLRKSLESIGSMVVALNYSPLQHSYYNFSTAVRDFLIVPEGEFVAAVQEGRTAIGHLVETLAINAQAKAKLSEQLGEFDKLFLEIGNTSAAIAAQLVATQEEVKKVEPAIRYFVDAVVINEAGAVDDAEKTFSMALPAVLVVALISILLALYMAKRLSRGLTDQMAHIVEIIEEIDKGNFAARTDLVNDDELGLMANKLNGMLDNITVLIQSQEERETIQESIMKLLEDISALTDGDFTGRAEVTEDMTGAIADSFNAMADQFSDIISKVKVATESVDTTSEQVAQQTMTLAQKNMQQVKGVTGAVEAIESMAQSIREVAANAQRSAAVSRQSRVNAQEGAQAVTETTKAMAELREQINETARSIKRLGESSLEIGNIVQIIDDIADRTSILALNASIQAAMAGEAGHGFAVVADEVQRLADSSSNSTKQIEVLVKSIQNEIKEVSNRIDEGISKVVQGSKLADGAHAKLQEIEKVSNDLAELVEAITAATTDQVRASETISQTMKEVGEISRESSLSSQDTATSMNVLNRTARDLRSAVEIFNVG; encoded by the coding sequence ATTCGAGGTAGACTGTTATGGGCGTTTATGTCGCTGATCGCCCTTACCTTTGTGATAATCACCATTGCCTTGATCTCACAGACCCACACGCAGAAAAAGCTTGTCGAGGTGGTGGAGGTGCAAAGCAAGATCGCTCGCTTGGCTCTGGCCACGGAGAACACCCTGCGTGTCATGCAGCGCTATGAAAAGGATTTTCTCCTGAATTATGAAGGGAAAGGTGTTCGTGATGCCAAGGAATTGTATCTGAACCGGTTTGTTATTCTTGGCGGCGAGGCGGCCAGCAACTTGTTCCAGATTCAACAGCTGGTGAAAACGCAGCAGCAGGTTGAGACTGCTCAGAAGGCTACCGACGCCATCAACGCTTATAAAACTGCCTTCGTGGCTACCGCCAACACCCTTGAGCTTCGCTATGAGAAAGAACAAGGAGAATTTGCCAAGTTGCGAAAGAGTCTTGAAAGCATTGGGTCGATGGTTGTTGCCTTGAATTATTCTCCTCTGCAGCATAGCTATTACAATTTTAGTACCGCCGTGCGAGACTTCCTCATTGTCCCTGAAGGGGAATTTGTCGCGGCTGTGCAAGAGGGACGGACCGCAATCGGTCATCTTGTCGAAACATTGGCAATAAACGCCCAGGCTAAAGCAAAATTGTCCGAACAACTCGGGGAGTTCGACAAGCTCTTCCTGGAGATCGGCAATACCAGCGCTGCCATTGCCGCGCAACTGGTCGCCACTCAGGAAGAAGTTAAGAAAGTGGAACCGGCAATCCGATACTTTGTCGATGCTGTCGTCATCAACGAAGCAGGGGCAGTTGATGACGCGGAGAAGACCTTCTCCATGGCATTGCCCGCTGTGTTGGTTGTTGCCCTCATCTCAATTCTCTTGGCACTGTACATGGCAAAGAGGCTGTCGCGAGGCTTGACCGACCAAATGGCTCATATCGTTGAAATTATAGAGGAAATTGATAAAGGAAATTTCGCGGCACGGACCGATCTGGTAAATGATGATGAGCTCGGGCTTATGGCTAACAAACTGAATGGCATGCTCGATAATATTACGGTTTTGATCCAGAGCCAGGAAGAGCGCGAAACCATCCAGGAATCAATTATGAAGCTCCTTGAGGATATTAGTGCCCTGACCGATGGTGATTTTACCGGTCGTGCCGAGGTGACCGAGGATATGACCGGCGCTATTGCCGACTCCTTCAATGCCATGGCTGACCAGTTCTCCGACATCATCAGTAAGGTTAAGGTGGCAACCGAATCGGTTGACACCACATCCGAGCAGGTTGCCCAGCAGACCATGACCCTTGCCCAGAAGAATATGCAGCAGGTGAAGGGGGTTACCGGTGCGGTTGAGGCTATCGAAAGTATGGCCCAATCGATTCGGGAGGTTGCTGCGAATGCCCAGAGGTCAGCGGCGGTTTCCCGTCAATCGCGAGTGAACGCGCAGGAAGGTGCCCAGGCGGTTACTGAGACCACCAAAGCTATGGCGGAACTTCGTGAACAGATCAATGAAACTGCCCGATCAATTAAACGACTTGGTGAGAGCTCTCTGGAGATTGGTAATATCGTACAGATCATCGATGATATCGCCGACAGGACCTCCATTCTTGCCTTGAACGCATCCATCCAGGCGGCCATGGCCGGTGAGGCTGGCCACGGATTCGCGGTAGTTGCCGACGAGGTTCAGCGTCTGGCGGATAGTTCGAGTAACTCAACCAAACAGATCGAGGTGCTGGTTAAGAGTATTCAGAACGAAATTAAAGAGGTTAGTAACCGTATCGACGAAGGTATCAGCAAGGTTGTCCAGGGCTCAAAACTTGCCGATGGAGCCCATGCCAAGCTCCAGGAAATTGAGAAAGTATCCAATGATCTCGCAGAGTTGGTTGAGGCAATCACCGCAGCTACCACAGACCAGGTACGGGCCTCGGAGACCATTTCACAGACCATGAAGGAGGTTGGTGAGATCAGCCGGGAATCATCGCTTTCATCACAAGATACTGCTACATCGATGAATGTCTTGAATAGAACGGCCCGGGATCTCCGTTCGGCGGTTGAGATCTTTAATGTTGGCTAG
- a CDS encoding response regulator, with amino-acid sequence MANELIMIVEDSPTDSKIAETVCLDNGYRVVMESEGDKVLETAIAKKPDLILLDVILPNKNGFQVCRQLKTNEATKHIKIIIVSSKDQPSDKFWGKKQGADDYVTKPYDEIDLLDAIANNLP; translated from the coding sequence ATGGCAAACGAACTAATTATGATCGTAGAAGACAGTCCAACCGATAGCAAAATTGCTGAAACCGTGTGCTTGGACAATGGGTACCGTGTGGTCATGGAATCTGAGGGTGACAAGGTCCTGGAGACGGCGATAGCAAAAAAGCCAGATTTAATCCTGCTTGATGTAATTCTGCCCAATAAAAACGGCTTTCAGGTCTGCCGACAGCTAAAAACCAACGAAGCCACCAAACATATCAAGATCATAATTGTCAGTAGCAAAGACCAGCCGAGTGACAAATTCTGGGGCAAGAAGCAAGGTGCTGACGACTATGTTACCAAGCCCTACGATGAAATCGATCTTCTTGACGCCATTGCCAATAATCTCCCATGA